A single region of the Sphaeramia orbicularis chromosome 6, fSphaOr1.1, whole genome shotgun sequence genome encodes:
- the c6h15orf39 gene encoding uncharacterized protein C15orf39 homolog isoform X2: protein MMSSRSVETLIDSVLQRKMPLFNGTIAATGLSTPQNMSAFLGKQTLQFSGGYFSYDPSGKDGAGFTPSLLDGRSPVSHHSGMDGQNHIIYRQDSKSEEGHSYSSPQCHTPVKQGFTLYTKSPGVSSPTAATSVIVRKQKSGSESASPLTEKSVYLAIPKPIYGHNPCCNELGCVIGQRYSVEHRSPRISNPVYEHDWRQSEAHYTETLPIQRTAQETLVQQRSLQLEPGTEPLKRIAVETYSPGRARTLPGVVEPSYSSYPCTPPRTLFGSLSEQSQHLQTSPRAYPSLYPSHPTYEHMTSEIYQDRSPISKYGQLTQHPMFYYPQANVEVENRTQCKDISSKHREDVPVILKHAIPNSQDHYVLAQSLRGEISLPLSGTETLPNNSLLQGYDYPCYAVPRLHLNTSHIRAALKRPPAMHSNRLNVSPSIQPIDDPIVSSAIPHKEKSSDSLHAGQSHTSPLFLHLDQTSPTAPLRKSEASPPNVQINRFFPQLHGIHRDRPVLSPTSITVDNSCVTHVPCTKQPKGLPTSPVSPVAWLPHLPNHCSGPVHRAVANNACRQQIIYSPATSKKTLSSSATGYPKGTLKRSISHSSTPIVIKEEEDGDLCEVELSKKRQKVKDEKEVGNNSDSPPMPVINHVFSLAPYKAYLQASGVLLSGRLPQRTEQSSEVCEDPPKPQQKQTKPEKVEQQPDVCLVSKENCPDNKTEKPVVEICELKNIKEEKLDPADTDKPVQSSVSQDCVKVIKEEPDECGLSDCGPMLVIKKCKPDDLENKPSLTNENTTSDEVKPVEVTAQQNTSSQGDECLQNEQVLDPPKPISPPQPPPPRPSPLNFKNIPPQCLKLSTYKIILPDSKLHDSVKIPPKPQPVQPPSEITEKTEVKMPVRKHFLELHHSLSKLISESVSASSEQSLRTWLSQLELPEPASPTTKFQKVTCLLGVKGRETCLNEEIKSSLNKVVERLREYTVQERCPFPHVMRAGAVFLPMLVVKELLFPMVQGSLIDQVLQEHKVELRPTTLSEEKILIQLHKRACSSRLRRLMSLKHLPDIYADVVNLLYYTTVCTHLEFWNSPSESTSPEVQKRVQD, encoded by the coding sequence ATGATGAGCAGCCGTTCAGTGGAGACCCTCATTGACTCAGTGTTACAAAGGAAGATGCCGTTATTTAATGGGACTATAGCAGCCACAGGACTGTCAACGCCACAAAATATGTCTGCATTCCTGGGAAAACAGACACTGCAGTTCAGTGGTGGCTATTTTTCTTACGACCCCAGCGGAAAGGATGGAGCAGGATTTACTCCATCCCTTTTGGATGGCAGAAGTCCTGTGAGTCACCACTCTGGTATGGATGGACAGAACCACATTATTTACAGGCAAGACAGCAAGTCAGAAGAAGGCCATTCTTATTCCTCTCCCCAGTGTCACACCCCAGTGAAACAAGGGTTTACATTATACACTAAGAGTCCTGGAGTTAGCAGCCCTACAGCTGCAACGTCAGTGATTGTTAGAAAACAAAAAAGTGGAAGCGAGAGTGCATCTCCTCTAACTGAAAAATCTGTTTATTTAGCAATTCCTAAGCCAATTTATGGCCATAACCCTTGCTGCAATGAACTGGGTTGTGTGATAGGACAACGCTACAGTGTGGAACACAGGTCTCCTAGGATATCAAACCCTGTATATGAGCATGACTGGAGGCAAAGTGAAGCTCACTACACTGAAACACTTCCCATCCAGCGAACAGCACAAGAAACACTGGTGCAACAGAGAAGTTTACAGTTAGAGCCTGGCACAGAGCCTCTAAAGAGGATAGCAGTGGAGACGTACAGCCCTGGGAGAGCAAGGACTTTGCCCGGGGTGGTTGAACCAAGCTACAGCAGTTACCCCTGCACCCCACCTCGCACACTGTTTGGTTCTTTAAGTGAGCAGAGCCAGCATTTACAGACTTCCCCCAGAGCCTACCCCAGCCTGTACCCCTCCCATCCTACATATGAGCATATGACCTCAGAGATTTATCAGGACCGCTCTCCCATTTCCAAATATGGGCAGCTAACACAGCACCCAATGTTTTACTACCCCCAAGCAAATGTGGAGGTAGAAAACAGGACACAGTGTAAAGATATTAGCTCTAAGCACAGGGAAGATGTCCCTGTTATTCTTAAACATGCAATCCCAAATTCCCAGGACCATTATGTACTGGCTCAGTCACTTCGTGGTGAAATTTCTTTGCCCTTATCTGGCACTGAAACACTGCCAAATAATTCCTTATTGCAAGGATATGACTATCCCTGTTACGCTGTCCCTAGACTTCATTTAAATACAAGCCACATTAGAGCTGCTCTTAAAAGGCCCCCTGCCATGCACTCCAACCGCTTAAATGTTTCCCCATCTATCCAGCCTATAGATGACCCAATAGTCTCTTCAGCCATCCCACATAAGGAAAAATCCAGTGACAGCCTGCATGCTGGGCAGTCACACACCTCCCCGCTATTCCTTCATTTGGACCAGACCAGTCCTACTGCACCTCTAAGAAAATCAGAGGCTTCACCTCCCAATGTACAAATTAACAGATTTTTCCCCCAGCTCCATGGAATTCACAGAGATCGACCTGTCCTTTCACCAACTAGCATCACCGTAGACAACTCTTGTGTAACCCATGTACCATGCACTAAACAGCCAAAGGGACTTCCCACTTCCCCCGTGTCACCAGTGGCGTGGCTGCCCCATTTACCAAACCATTGTTCAGGTCCAGTCCATAGAGCTGTGGCAAATAATGCATGTCGTCAGCAGATCATTTACTCCCCTGCAACAAGTAAAAAAACCCTATCCAGTTCAGCCACTGGTTATCCTAAAGGGACCCTGAAGAGAAGTATTTCTCATTCATCTACTCCCATCGTAataaaagaggaggaggatggggatTTATGTGAAGTGGAACTGAGCAAGAAACGGCAAAAGGTGAAGGATGAGAAGGAAGTTGGGAATAACAGCGACTCTCCTCCTATGCCAGTCATCAACCATGTATTCAGCTTGGCACCTTACAAGGCATACCTGCAGGCCTCTGGAGTGTTATTGTCAGGTAGATTACCTCAGAGAACGGAGCAATCCTCAGAGGTCTGTGAAGATCCACCGAAGCCacaacagaaacagacaaaacctgAAAAAGTTGAACAGCAGCCTGATGTCTGTCTTGTGTCCAAAGAAAATTGTCCAGATAATAAAACAGAGAAGCCTGTTGTAGAGATCTGTGAACTTAAaaatatcaaagaggaaaaattagATCCAGCAGACACAGACAAGCCTGTTCAGAGCTCTGTTAGTCAGGACTGTGTCAAAGTAATCAAGGAAGAACCGGATGAATGTGGTTTGTCTGACTGTGGGCCCATGTTGGTGATTAAGAAATGTAAAcctgatgaccttgaaaataaACCCTCACTGACAAATGAAAATACTACTTCAGATGAAGTCAAACCTGTTGAGGTGACCGCACAGCAGAACACATCTTCTCAGGGTGATGAATGCTTACAAAATGAACAGGTGCTCGATCCTCCCAAACCTATTTCTCCACCTCAACCTCCACCTCCACGTCCATCTCCactgaattttaaaaacattcCTCCCCAATGCCTTAAACTTTCCACATACAAAATTATTCTACCTGATTCTAAGCTTCATGACTCTGTTAAAATCCCACCAAAGCCCCAACCAGTGCAGCCACCATCTGAAATCACAGAAAAAACAGAGGTCAAAATGCCTGTTCGGAAGCACTTCCTTGAGCTCCACCATTCCCTGTCCAAGCTGATATCCGAATCTGTGTCAGCCTCATCAGAGCAGTCTCTCAGAACCTGGCTGTCGCAGTTAGAACTCCCTGAACCAGCATCTCCGACCACCAAATTCCAGAAAGTGACTTGTTTGTTGGGGGTTAAAGGCAGGGAGACATGTCTCAATGAGGAGATAAAGTCATCTCTTAATAAAGTTGTGGAGAGGTTGAGGGAGTACACAGTCCAGGAGCGCTGTCCATTTCCACATGTCATGCGGGCTGGAGCGGTTTTCCTCCCTATGCTGGTGGTGAAAGAGCTGCTTTTCCCAATGGTCCAGGGCAGCCTCATTGACCAGGTTCTGCAGGAACACAAAGTGGAACTTCGCCCCACGACGCTATCTGAGGAGAAGATTCTGATCCAGCTTCATAAACGAGCCTGTTCCTCCAGGCTCAGGAGGTTGATGTCCCTCAAACACCTGCCTGACATCTACGCCGACGTGGTCAATCTTCTGTATTACACCACTGTCTGTACACATTTGG
- the ppcdc gene encoding phosphopantothenoylcysteine decarboxylase: MQIDEHISSPSAGLVKSRGTFCVLVGVTGSVAALKLPVLVSQLLQLPGVDVKVVTTEHAKHFYNRAEVSVKVYSDKDEWELWTQRSDPVLHIELRRWADLFVIAPLDANTLGKIANGICDNLLTCVVRAWDTSRPLLFCPAMNTAMWQHPITAPQVSSLKAFGYVEIPCISKKLVCGDEGKGAMAEVSTIVGVVKQYLQKTDVSPGHT; the protein is encoded by the exons ATGCAGATCGATGAACACATTTCTTCCCCCAGTGCTGGTTTAGTGAAATCGCGTGGAACATTTTGTGTTCTTGTTGGCGTAACAGGAAGCGTCGCGGCCTTAAAACTCCCTGTTTTGGTCTCACAGCTTCTTCAACTCCCAGGG GTGGATGTAAAAGTGGTCACCACAGAACATGCCAAACACTTTTATAACCGTGCTGAAGTTTCAGTAAAAGTCTACAGTGACAAGGATGAGTGGGAG CTGTGGACTCAGAGGTCTGATCCTGTACTACACATTGAGCTAAGGCGCTGGGCAGACCTATTTGTCATTGCCCCGTTAGATGCCAACACTCTTGGGAAGATTGCTAATGGCATTTGTGACAATCTACTG ACCTGTGTGGTAAGGGCCTGGGACACCAGCCGCCCTCTCCTCTTCTGCCCTGCAATGAATACAGCCATGTGGCAGCATCCCATTACTGCCCCGCAGGTATCGAGCCTGAAGGCTTTTGGATATGTGGAAATCCCCTGTATCTCTAAGAAGCTTGTGTGTGGAGATGAAG GAAAAGGTGCCATGGCAGAGGTATCGACTATTGTTGGTGTCGTCAAACAGTATCTTCAGAAAACAGATGTGTCACCTGGCCACACGTGA
- the hacd3 gene encoding very-long-chain (3R)-3-hydroxyacyl-CoA dehydratase — MALTPHVYWAQRHDDIYLRVELTDAQNISVKVHENVLRFRAQGRGAKGQNEYEFSLEFLLPVKPEISYKSTQRQVNITLQKEQRGWWEKLTVHERKPVFLAPDFDRWLDESDAEMEIQEREEKLKAKHGPDNAFDNPKLGFLFSYNLVQFLGFSWIFINMTVRLFIFGQDFLYDTFHSISKVMFFCQILASVEVLNAAFGVVRTRVLPSLIQVVGRNFILFIIFGSLEEMQNKPVVFFVFYLWSSIEIIRYPFYLLSYCDIEWKTLTWLRYTVWIPLYPLGVLAEAVAVIQAIPMFDETKLFSIPLPKPIGTSVSFSYILYIYLVLMVLGLYINFCHLYKLRMRRIHTKKKAT; from the exons ATGGCTCTCACGCCACACGTTTACTGGGCTCAACGCCATGACGACATTTATCTGCGGGTGGAGCTGACAGACGCACAG AACATCAGTGTGAAAGTACATGAAAATGTGCTTCGGTTTAGAG ctCAGGGCCGTGGTGCAAAGGGGCAAAATGAATATGAGTTCAGTTTGGAGTTTCTTCTACCTGTAAAGCCAGAG ATAAGCTACAAGTCTACACAACGGCAGGTGAATATTACACTGCAGAAAGAGCAGCGTGGCTGGTGGGAAAAACTGACGGTGCATGAGCGCAAGCCAGTCTTCCTAGCACCTGACTTTGACCGCTGGCTGGACGAGTCAGATGCAGAGATGGAGATCCAAGAAAGG GAGGAGAAACTGAAGGCTAAACATGGTCCAGATAATG cCTTTGACAACCCAAAATTAGGATTTTTGTTTTCATATAACTTGGTGCAGTTCCTTGGCTTTTCATGGATCTTTATAAACATGACTGTGCGACTTTTTATCTTTGGTCAAG ATTTTCTATATGATACATTTCACTCCATATCGAAAGTGATGTTCTTCTGCCAGATCCTGGCGTCAGTGGAGGTCTTAAATGCTGCTTTCGGGGTTGTAAGAACACGAGTCCTTCCAAGTCTTATACAG GTCGTTGGAAGGAATTTCATCCTCTTTATCATTTTTGGCAGCTTAGAGGAAATGCAGAACAAGCCAGTTGTGTTTTTCGTCTTCTACTTGTGGAGCTCCATTGAGATTATCAG GTATCCATTTTACTTGCTGAGCTATTGTGATATTGAGTGGAAAACCCTGACATGGCTGCGATACACAGTCTGGATACCACTGTACCCTTTAGGGGTTTTAGCTGAAG CTGTGGCTGTGATACAAGCAATTCCCATGTTTGATGAAACTAAACTCTTCAGCATTCCTCTGCCCAAACCCATCGGTACCTCTGTCAGCTTCTCCTACATCCTTTACATCTATCTGGTTCTCATGGTTTTGG GACTTTATATCAACTTCTGTCATCTCTACAAGCTAAGGATGAGGCGTATCCATACCAAGAAGAAAGCAACTTGA